The following are from one region of the Megachile rotundata isolate GNS110a chromosome 15, iyMegRotu1, whole genome shotgun sequence genome:
- the Lrr47 gene encoding leucine-rich repeat 47: protein MKLTCTIEVNNRLSSTNIIRRKPQRSILVIGRHSVKSKELHLLWQTLQNKQGTKYKIDGNIDKVFTKFINEGKATIRIIEPPHDLIIQSDTIQLKSFIHILKLVISKKADPSVLTISNLNPKNVTSIPKVKVVVNKVSDYPTLEGFPRTTKELYLTGLNRKSFDRQILKLQSLRILDLSNNQISSIPAELGALEHLQEVILSQNRLDKALKWAWLDQTAIKSNLKLLDISDNSLIKLPEQIGKLYGLVNLKASKNMLVYLPQSIGRLSSLKYLDVSKNNLKHLPGSMRNLRLILLDVSENKFQKTDLYFTCKMNVPSLLECGARAVLKTRCPYDASIIPFTLVRYLNEANYCVCGNACFQYYIRKFVEYNLSTIASSVKSSESSIVQFDCYFCTTRCESNYAKVHY, encoded by the exons ATGAAACTTACATGTACCATAGAAGTTAATAACAGATTGTCTTCAACAAATATAATAAGAAGAAAACCTCAGCGTTCCATTTTAGTAATTGGAAGACACTCAGTAAAAAGTAAAGAGTTACATCTTCTCTGGCAAACATTACAAAATAAACAGGGTACTAAGTATAAG aTTGATGGTAACATAGACaaagtatttacaaaatttatcaatGAAGGAAAAGCTACAATTCGTATAATAGAACCTCCTCATGATTTAATTATTCAGTCTGATACAATTCAATTGAAaagttttattcatattttaaaacttgTAATATCTAAGAAAGCAGATCCTTCAGTTCTTaccatttcaaatttaaatccaAAAAATGTAACTTCCATTCCAAAAGTTAAAGTTGTAGTTAATAAAGTATCAGACTATCCCACTTTGGAAGGATTCCCAAGAACAACTAAAGAATTGTACTTAACTGGATTAAATAGGAAATCATTTGACagacaaattttaaagttgcaaAGTCTAAGAATTTTAGATTTATCTAATAATCAAATTTCATCTATACCAGCAGAATTAGGTGCATTAGAACACTTACAAGAAGTTATTCTGTCACAAAATCGTCTTGACAAAGCTTTGAAATGGGCATGGTTGGATCAGACTGCTATTAAATCCAACttaaaattattagacataagtGATAATTcg tTAATAAAATTACCAGAACAAATTGGGAAACTTTATGGTCTGGTTAATTTAAAGGCTAGTAAAAACATGTTAGTATATTTACCACAAAGTATTGGCAGATTAtctagtttaaaatatttagatgtATCAAAGAATAATTTAAAGCATTTGCCTGGAAGTATGAGAAATCTAcgactgatattattagatgTTTCCGAAAATAAATTCCAAAAAACAGATTTATATTTCACATGTAAAATGAATGTACCAAGTTTACTTGAATGTGGTGCTAGAGCAGTTCTCAAAACAAG ATGTCCATATGATGCAAGTATAATTCCATTCACGTTGGTGAGGTATTTGAATGAGGCAAACTATTGTGTCTGTGGTAATGCTTGCTTCCAATATTACATAcgaaaatttgtagaatataATTTAAGTACTATAGCTAGCAGTGTAAAATCGTCAGAAAGTAGTATAGTACAATTCGAttgttatttttgtacaacaaGATGTGAAAGTAACTATGCAAAAGTACACtattag
- the LOC105662113 gene encoding uncharacterized protein LOC105662113 isoform X3 gives MDTFTMSLNNDIQKITQIPYCDENSLFILQQEHDSIKRNRKMRKFKSPKNEGLFDNDNLSQSFTNLSQEPCFLPTHEIASSIKEATGGIDYSNETLEEQWKIRQLEASLKSQVLDKKLSLVNNHCDYKNSVVGTDIDSSLSEIKTDEKHKIKDEENILKQCRLNKNAAIRGLIKRQLISVKDLEVPDNSTDVRYENNKHVQSTNSYSPSNLEENNCMRLVPHNEDPEVFIQPIQAEGGIDASKYKNIDFTVPHIGKKKVVTPRQFFLSMDDSDFDFVKTDIKQKK, from the exons atACATTTACAATGAGCTTAAATAATGACATTCAGAAAATAACACAAATACCTTACTGTGATGAAAACTCATTGTTTATACTTCAACAAGAGCATGATTCAATTAAACGAAATCGAAAAATGAGGAAAtttaaatctccaaaaaatGAAGGC CTATTTGATAATGATAATCTTAGTCAGAGCTTTACTAATTTGTCTCAGGAACCATGCTTTCTACCAACACATGAAATTGCATCTTCTATTAAAGAA GCAACTGGAGGTATTGATTATTCAAATGAAACGCTTGAAGAGCAATGGAAAATTAGGCAATTAGAAGCTAGTTTAAAATCGCAGGTTCTAGATAAAAAATTGTCATTAGTTAATAACCACTGTGATTATAAAAATTCAGTTGTGGGAACTGATATTGACTCGTCTCTATCAGAGATTAAGACTGATGAAAAGCACAAGATTAAAGATGAggagaatattttaaaacaatgtAGACTTAATAAAAATGCAGCAATAAGAGGACTTATAAAACGTCAATTAATTTCAGTGAAAGATTTAGAAGTACCAGATAATTCTACAGATGTaagatatgaaaataataaacatgtACAG AGCACAAACTCTTATTCACCGAGTAATTTAGAAGAAAACAATTGTATGAGATTAGTTCCACATAATGAAGATCCGGAAGTATTTATTCAACCTATACAAGCAGAAGGAGGAATAGAcgcaagtaaatataaaaatattgacttTACTGTTCCACATATAGGTAAAAAAAAGGTAGTTACACCGCGGCAATTTTTTCTTAGTATGGACGATTCCgattttgattttgttaaaacagatataaaacaaaagaaataa
- the LOC105662113 gene encoding uncharacterized protein LOC105662113 isoform X5, with translation MNKMRRYTDTCRNAVKYRIEEDTFTMSLNNDIQKITQIPYCDENSLFILQQEHDSIKRNRKMRKFKSPKNEGLFDNDNLSQSFTNLSQEPCFLPTHEIASSIKEATGGIDYSNETLEEQWKIRQLEASLKSQVLDKKLSLVNNHCDYKNSVVGTDIDSSLSEIKTDEKHKIKDEENILKQCRLNKNAAIRGLIKRQLISVKDLEVPDNSTDVRYENNKHVQSTNSYSPSNLEENNCMRLVPHNEDPEVFIQPIQAEGGIDAKSDYSFYGNYVCTDTFF, from the exons atACATTTACAATGAGCTTAAATAATGACATTCAGAAAATAACACAAATACCTTACTGTGATGAAAACTCATTGTTTATACTTCAACAAGAGCATGATTCAATTAAACGAAATCGAAAAATGAGGAAAtttaaatctccaaaaaatGAAGGC CTATTTGATAATGATAATCTTAGTCAGAGCTTTACTAATTTGTCTCAGGAACCATGCTTTCTACCAACACATGAAATTGCATCTTCTATTAAAGAA GCAACTGGAGGTATTGATTATTCAAATGAAACGCTTGAAGAGCAATGGAAAATTAGGCAATTAGAAGCTAGTTTAAAATCGCAGGTTCTAGATAAAAAATTGTCATTAGTTAATAACCACTGTGATTATAAAAATTCAGTTGTGGGAACTGATATTGACTCGTCTCTATCAGAGATTAAGACTGATGAAAAGCACAAGATTAAAGATGAggagaatattttaaaacaatgtAGACTTAATAAAAATGCAGCAATAAGAGGACTTATAAAACGTCAATTAATTTCAGTGAAAGATTTAGAAGTACCAGATAATTCTACAGATGTaagatatgaaaataataaacatgtACAG AGCACAAACTCTTATTCACCGAGTAATTTAGAAGAAAACAATTGTATGAGATTAGTTCCACATAATGAAGATCCGGAAGTATTTATTCAACCTATACAAGCAGAAGGAGGAATAGAcgcaa agTCGGATTATTCATTTTATGGTAATTATGTATGTACAGATACatttttttga
- the LOC105662113 gene encoding uncharacterized protein LOC105662113 isoform X4: protein MSLNNDIQKITQIPYCDENSLFILQQEHDSIKRNRKMRKFKSPKNEGLFDNDNLSQSFTNLSQEPCFLPTHEIASSIKEATGGIDYSNETLEEQWKIRQLEASLKSQVLDKKLSLVNNHCDYKNSVVGTDIDSSLSEIKTDEKHKIKDEENILKQCRLNKNAAIRGLIKRQLISVKDLEVPDNSTDVRYENNKHVQSTNSYSPSNLEENNCMRLVPHNEDPEVFIQPIQAEGGIDASKYKNIDFTVPHIGKKKVVTPRQFFLSMDDSDFDFVKTDIKQKK, encoded by the exons ATGAGCTTAAATAATGACATTCAGAAAATAACACAAATACCTTACTGTGATGAAAACTCATTGTTTATACTTCAACAAGAGCATGATTCAATTAAACGAAATCGAAAAATGAGGAAAtttaaatctccaaaaaatGAAGGC CTATTTGATAATGATAATCTTAGTCAGAGCTTTACTAATTTGTCTCAGGAACCATGCTTTCTACCAACACATGAAATTGCATCTTCTATTAAAGAA GCAACTGGAGGTATTGATTATTCAAATGAAACGCTTGAAGAGCAATGGAAAATTAGGCAATTAGAAGCTAGTTTAAAATCGCAGGTTCTAGATAAAAAATTGTCATTAGTTAATAACCACTGTGATTATAAAAATTCAGTTGTGGGAACTGATATTGACTCGTCTCTATCAGAGATTAAGACTGATGAAAAGCACAAGATTAAAGATGAggagaatattttaaaacaatgtAGACTTAATAAAAATGCAGCAATAAGAGGACTTATAAAACGTCAATTAATTTCAGTGAAAGATTTAGAAGTACCAGATAATTCTACAGATGTaagatatgaaaataataaacatgtACAG AGCACAAACTCTTATTCACCGAGTAATTTAGAAGAAAACAATTGTATGAGATTAGTTCCACATAATGAAGATCCGGAAGTATTTATTCAACCTATACAAGCAGAAGGAGGAATAGAcgcaagtaaatataaaaatattgacttTACTGTTCCACATATAGGTAAAAAAAAGGTAGTTACACCGCGGCAATTTTTTCTTAGTATGGACGATTCCgattttgattttgttaaaacagatataaaacaaaagaaataa
- the LOC105662113 gene encoding uncharacterized protein LOC105662113 isoform X2, which translates to MLDAFTFSNDTFTMSLNNDIQKITQIPYCDENSLFILQQEHDSIKRNRKMRKFKSPKNEGLFDNDNLSQSFTNLSQEPCFLPTHEIASSIKEATGGIDYSNETLEEQWKIRQLEASLKSQVLDKKLSLVNNHCDYKNSVVGTDIDSSLSEIKTDEKHKIKDEENILKQCRLNKNAAIRGLIKRQLISVKDLEVPDNSTDVRYENNKHVQSTNSYSPSNLEENNCMRLVPHNEDPEVFIQPIQAEGGIDASKYKNIDFTVPHIGKKKVVTPRQFFLSMDDSDFDFVKTDIKQKK; encoded by the exons ATGCTCGAtgcatttacattttcaaatg atACATTTACAATGAGCTTAAATAATGACATTCAGAAAATAACACAAATACCTTACTGTGATGAAAACTCATTGTTTATACTTCAACAAGAGCATGATTCAATTAAACGAAATCGAAAAATGAGGAAAtttaaatctccaaaaaatGAAGGC CTATTTGATAATGATAATCTTAGTCAGAGCTTTACTAATTTGTCTCAGGAACCATGCTTTCTACCAACACATGAAATTGCATCTTCTATTAAAGAA GCAACTGGAGGTATTGATTATTCAAATGAAACGCTTGAAGAGCAATGGAAAATTAGGCAATTAGAAGCTAGTTTAAAATCGCAGGTTCTAGATAAAAAATTGTCATTAGTTAATAACCACTGTGATTATAAAAATTCAGTTGTGGGAACTGATATTGACTCGTCTCTATCAGAGATTAAGACTGATGAAAAGCACAAGATTAAAGATGAggagaatattttaaaacaatgtAGACTTAATAAAAATGCAGCAATAAGAGGACTTATAAAACGTCAATTAATTTCAGTGAAAGATTTAGAAGTACCAGATAATTCTACAGATGTaagatatgaaaataataaacatgtACAG AGCACAAACTCTTATTCACCGAGTAATTTAGAAGAAAACAATTGTATGAGATTAGTTCCACATAATGAAGATCCGGAAGTATTTATTCAACCTATACAAGCAGAAGGAGGAATAGAcgcaagtaaatataaaaatattgacttTACTGTTCCACATATAGGTAAAAAAAAGGTAGTTACACCGCGGCAATTTTTTCTTAGTATGGACGATTCCgattttgattttgttaaaacagatataaaacaaaagaaataa
- the LOC105662113 gene encoding uncharacterized protein LOC105662113 isoform X1, producing MNKMRRYTDTCRNAVKYRIEEDTFTMSLNNDIQKITQIPYCDENSLFILQQEHDSIKRNRKMRKFKSPKNEGLFDNDNLSQSFTNLSQEPCFLPTHEIASSIKEATGGIDYSNETLEEQWKIRQLEASLKSQVLDKKLSLVNNHCDYKNSVVGTDIDSSLSEIKTDEKHKIKDEENILKQCRLNKNAAIRGLIKRQLISVKDLEVPDNSTDVRYENNKHVQSTNSYSPSNLEENNCMRLVPHNEDPEVFIQPIQAEGGIDASKYKNIDFTVPHIGKKKVVTPRQFFLSMDDSDFDFVKTDIKQKK from the exons atACATTTACAATGAGCTTAAATAATGACATTCAGAAAATAACACAAATACCTTACTGTGATGAAAACTCATTGTTTATACTTCAACAAGAGCATGATTCAATTAAACGAAATCGAAAAATGAGGAAAtttaaatctccaaaaaatGAAGGC CTATTTGATAATGATAATCTTAGTCAGAGCTTTACTAATTTGTCTCAGGAACCATGCTTTCTACCAACACATGAAATTGCATCTTCTATTAAAGAA GCAACTGGAGGTATTGATTATTCAAATGAAACGCTTGAAGAGCAATGGAAAATTAGGCAATTAGAAGCTAGTTTAAAATCGCAGGTTCTAGATAAAAAATTGTCATTAGTTAATAACCACTGTGATTATAAAAATTCAGTTGTGGGAACTGATATTGACTCGTCTCTATCAGAGATTAAGACTGATGAAAAGCACAAGATTAAAGATGAggagaatattttaaaacaatgtAGACTTAATAAAAATGCAGCAATAAGAGGACTTATAAAACGTCAATTAATTTCAGTGAAAGATTTAGAAGTACCAGATAATTCTACAGATGTaagatatgaaaataataaacatgtACAG AGCACAAACTCTTATTCACCGAGTAATTTAGAAGAAAACAATTGTATGAGATTAGTTCCACATAATGAAGATCCGGAAGTATTTATTCAACCTATACAAGCAGAAGGAGGAATAGAcgcaagtaaatataaaaatattgacttTACTGTTCCACATATAGGTAAAAAAAAGGTAGTTACACCGCGGCAATTTTTTCTTAGTATGGACGATTCCgattttgattttgttaaaacagatataaaacaaaagaaataa